CTACCCCCTGAGGGCCCGCCAAGCCCCCTCTAGGCTCCGCAGGGCCACCAGAAGGCAGAGAAAGGGGGTGGGGAGGGTGTAGATGGCGTTGGGGATTCCCAAGGCCGGGGAAATGGCTCCCAAGGCCAGATCGTCCAGGGCCTGTTTCCAAGACAGGTAGGCCAAGGTGGCGAAGAGGAGGCCAAAGACGAGGAAGCCCAGGGCCATGCTCCCCCGGCGCCACGGTTCGGGCAGGAATTCTGTCAGGGCCACGAACCGGATATGTGCCCCTTCAAGCCCCTCGCGGAGACCCACGGCGATGCCCAGGAGGGTGGCCCACACAAAGACGTTGACGAGCAGCTCTTCGCTGAAGGCCAGCGGGTAACGGAAGAGGTAGCGGGTCAGCACGTTGGCAAAAGCCAAGGAAACCATCCCCCCTAAGAGGAGGGCGAGGAGGATTTCCTCCAGGCGCCTGAGCATCAGCGGGCCCGTTTCTTGTCCGCCTCTGCCTGGACCACCAAGGTTCCTCCAATCTCCGTGGCCCAGCGTTGCACCACCCCTGTCACCTTGTCCCGGAATCGGCCCACTTCCAAGGGGGAGAGGACCGTGACCTGGACCCCTTGGGTTCGCAGGTAGGCTAGGGGATCGGCGATCTCCACCTTAACCCCGAGGGAGGCCAGGTACTTCAAGGCGCTGCCATCGTCCATCCCCGCCCGGGCCAGGGCCTTTTGGTAACGGGCCGCTTCCGAGGCCGCCTCCTGAATGGCCTTCTGCACCTCTGGGGGGAAGGTACGCCAGGTTTGGGCGCTAGCAGCGAAAATCAGGGGGTCTATCACGTAGTTCCAGACCGTTAAGTGGCGCTGTCCCAGTTCCCATAGCTTGTAGGGGATGATGACCCCCACGATGGGGTTTTCCTGCCCGTCAATCACCCCTTGCTGCAGAGCGGTGAGAACCTCGGCCCAGTTCATGGAGGTGGGGTTTGCCCCTAAGGCCCTGAAGGTATCGATGAAGATGGGAGCGCCCACCACCCGGATCTTGAGCCCTTGGAGGTCCTCCGGGGTGCGGATAGGCCTCTTGCTGTTGGTGAGCTGCCGGTATCCGTTCTCCCCCCAGGCTAGCGGTTCCACCCCAAGCTGCCGGAGGCGCTGGAAGATGGCCTTGCCCGCCTGGCCCTCCTCCACGGCGTCCAGCTCCTTGTAGCTGGGGAAGAAGAAGGGCAGGTTGAATAGGTTGAGCTCCTTCACTTGGGGAGACCAGTTGATGGTGGAGCCGATGGCGAAGTCCGCCACCCCTGTTCGGAGAAGCTGGAACTCGTTGGTTTGCTGCCCGGCGAAAAGCTGGCCCGAGTAGTAAACCTTGATGTTTACCCGGCCGCCCGTCTTTTCCGCCACCAGTTCGGCGAAGCGCTGGGCCCCTTGGCCCCAGGCGGTATTGGGGGCCACCACCACGGAAAGCTTGTACTCCGCCTTGAACTGCGCCGCCGCCAAGCCCAAAAGGGCCACCACCCCGAACACCCACCTTCTCATCCCTTCACCTCCTCGTAGTAGCCAAGGATTGCGCCCACGGGGTAGGTTTTCCCCACCTCCGCCAGCACCGAAACCAGCACCCCATCCGCCTCGGCTTCCACCTCCACCAGGGCCTTGTCCGTTTCTACCGTGAAGAGGGGCTCGCCCTTGCGGAAGGTTTCCCCGACCCTTTTGGCAAAGCCTTGGAAGCACCCTTCCTCCATGGTTAGACCAAGCTGGGGCATACGGAGGGGAACTAGCGCCACGTCAGGACCTCCTTCGCAGCTCGCACCAGGTCGGCCACCTGGGGGATGACGCGTTCCTCCAAGGGTGGGCTGAAGGGGATGGGCACGTGGGCTGCTCCCACCCGGACCACGGGGGCCTGGAGCCTGTTCCAAAGCTTCTCCCCTAGGGTGGCGGATATCTCCGCTCCCGGTCCCAGGAAACGCCAGGCCTCGTGGGCCACCACCATGCGGCCCGTCTTCTCCGCCGAAGCGAGGAGGGTGTCCCAGTCCAAGGGATAGAGGGTCTTAAGGTCCACCACCTCTGCCGAGATCCCGTCTTCCTCCAACTGGCGCGCCGCTTCCAGAGCCTTGTAAAGGGTGAGGCTATAGCTGACCAAGGTGACGTCCCGCCCCTCCCGCACCACCTCAGCCCGGCCGATGGGCGTCAGAACCTCCCCCTCGGGCACCGGGCCTTTGCGGGTGTATAGAGCCTTGTGCTCCAGGTAGAGAACGGGATCGTCGGAGCGGATAGCGGCTTTTAGGAGGCCCTTGGCGTCCTTAGGCGTGGCCGGGGCCACCACCTTGAAACCGGGCAGGTGGAGGAAGAGGGCCTCGAGGCTTTTGGAGTGGTGGGCCGCTGCGGAGCGGATGGCCCCGTCCGGGGCCCGGATGACCAGGGGAACCTTGAGTCGGCCTCCTGACATGTAGCGCAGGCTGGCCGCTTGGTTGGCCAGCTCGTCCATGGCGAGGAGGAGGAAATCGGCGAAGTGGATGTCCAGGACCGGCCTTGCCCCCACTAGGGCCGCCCCCAACGCCGCCCCCACCAGGGTGGGCTCGCTTATGGGGGTGTCGCGGACCCGCTCCCGCCCAAACCGTTCCGCCAATCCCTTGAACTGGCCGAAGATTCCCCCTTGCTTGGCGATGTCCTCCCCCATGAGGAAGACGGTGCGGTCGCGGGCCATCTCCTCTTCCATGGCCTCCCGCGTGGCCTCAGCGAAGGTGATCTCCCTCACCCCTCCCATGGGTAGTCCCTCACCTCCTCGGCGAAAAGGCCCTGAAGGGCCTCGTCGGGATCAGGCCATGGGCTTAACTCGGCGAAGGTCACAGCCTCCTCCAGGAGGGCATCCTCCTCGCCTTCCAGGGTCTTTATGGCTTTTTCGCCGACCCCGGCAGCGAGGAGCCTCTGCCGAGCGAGGGACACGGGGTCCCGCATACGGGCTTGGGCCACCTCTTCCCGGGAACGGTAGCGTTCGGGGTCGCCCACGTAGTGGCCCTTGAAACGGTAGGTTCGGGCCTCCAGGAAAGCTGGGCCCCCTTCCCCACGTACCCCCTGTAGGAGATCTGCCACCGCACTGTAGACTTCTTCCACGTCCTGGCCATCTGCCTGCCGGAAAGGAAGGCCGTAGGCCCGGACTAGGTCTTCCACCCGGAAGGCGTGGCTCTCCGCATGGGCGGTGGTGGAGGCGTAACCGTTGTTCTCCAGGATAAAGAGGACAGGAAGCCGCCACAGGGCTGCCAGGTTTAGCCCCTCGTGGAGGACACCCCGGCCCAGGGCCCCGTCCCCGAAGAAGGCGAAGACCACCCCCGTTTGGCCCAGGAGCCGCAACCCAAGGCCTGCCCCCACGGCGATGGGGATGCCCCCCGCCACGATGCCGTTGGCCCCTAGCATCCCGCGGTCCGGGTCAAAGAGGTGCATGCTTCCTCCCTTACCCCGGCAGACGCCGGTGGCCCGGCCAAAGAGTTCCGCCATCATGGCCCGGGGGTCTACCCCGGCCGCCAGGGCGTGCCCGTGCCCCCGGTGGGTGCTGGTGAGGTAGTCCCCGGGTCGCCGATGGGCCAAGACGCCCACGGCCACCGCCTCCTGGCCGATATAGAGGTGGACAAACCCCGGGATCTTGCCCGCCTGAAAAAGTTTCTCCACCCGTTCCTCAAAGCGACGAATTCGGTACATAAGGCGGTATAGGTTAAGGCGATCCATACACCTCTTCCCCCGTCACCATCCGGCGCAGATCCTCGCGGGCGGTCCAGAGGGCAGAGAGCTTTTCCACCCCGTAGGCCAGGGTCATCTCGGCCAAGATGACGTCGTGGCGCACGTATTCCTCCGCCACCAGGACCAAGGCGGGGTCCCGGGTACGTACCGCCCATGCCTCCCCCTGTTCCGTGAGGTTGCCCACCACCACCTCCTCGTGATCTTTGGCGACCACGAACAGCCTGGCCCTAAGCCGACCTTCCACCACGTTGGGGTCCACGAAGTGGTGGAAGTAAACCTGGCGCAAGCCAGGGTTAACCCGATCCCCGAAGAGGACGAGGCGGAGCGCCACCCCCTTGTCCTGAGCTTTCAGGAGCTCGTCCTCCAAAGCCTCTAACTGGTTCTGCCAAAGGGAAAGGGTTAGGGCCCGTCGAGCCCCTACCACCAGGGCCCTGGCCTCCTCCAGGGTTCGGGACGCTCCCTCAACCCGCCAGATGGCCCCAAGAGGCCGCTTTGGGGTCAGACGGGCCAGGCTTTCCCGGGCGCGGTCTAGGCGTCTTTGGGACTCGGCCTCGAGGCGGGCTAGGAGTTCCTCGTGGGGCACCGCGCCGTAGAAGACGCCCCGGTCTTCCTCCACCCGGTAGGCGGCTCCCCGCGCCACCAGGCGTTCCAGGGCTTGGTACACCATGGAGCGAGGTACCCCGCTCAGCTTGGCGGCTTCGTACCCGTTAAGCCGACCCTCTTGGAGCAAGGCCAAATAGACCCGGGCCTCATAGGGACTAAATCCCAGGTCTTGTAGGTCAGAAAGGGCGGACACCGCAACCTCCGGCATGCGTAGTCCTTTCCCTGACGTCTTGAGGTCGATCGTAGCACGGGTTGCGGCCTGGGTCAACCGAGGGCTTGTGCCCCGGGCTTCTCCCCCAGTAAACTCGCCTCCAACCGGAGGTGGGCGATGAAAAGATGGTTTCTGCTTGTAGCCCTTTGCGGTGTGGCGCTGGCGCAAAAACCCCAGGTGGTTATCGGCACCGGGGGTGTGGGCGGGGTGTACTTCTACTACGGCACGGCGGTGGCGGAGATCCTCAACAAGGCTGGCGTGGTCCAGGCCCAGGCCATGCAGTCGGGCGGGTCCATGGAAAACCTCATGCTCCTGCGAGACCGTACGGACCCCGCCCGGAGTCTCTACTACTGTGGCACCGTGCTCCCCGACGCTGCCCTTCTTGCCCTGCAAGGGGAGGAGCGCTTCCAGGGAAAACCCGCGCCTGTACGCATCCTTTTCACCATGTACCCTAACTACTTCCACGTGGTGACCACGGAGGATAGCGGCATCCGGGTTCTCCAAGACCTCAAGGGAAGGCGTGTTTCCACAGAGGTAGCCGGGGGAATCATCGAGTACGAGGCCAGGATTCTGATGTCCGCTGCCATACCCGGCTTTGATCCGAAAACCCACTTCGGCAAGTGGGAACGGGTGCGGGTGGCAGAGGCGGCCCAGATGCTCTCCGAAGGGAATCTGGATGCGTTCTTCTGGTCCGGGGGGTTGCCCACGGGGAGCATCTTGGAGCTTTCCGGGAGTCTTGCCCGCAAGGGGAAGCGCCTTTCCCTGGTCCCCCTCCCGCCGCAAAGTACCCCCGTGCAGGTGCTCCAGCGCCGCTTCCCCGGGGTGGTGGACACGGGGGTCATTCCCAAGAGCGTTTACAACACGCGGTACGATGCGCCCACCCTTACCTTCTGGAACCTTTTCGTCTGTCCGGCAAGCCTTCCCGAGGAGGTGGCCTACGCCATGGTCAAGGCGGTCTTTGAAAACCTCTCTTCCCTCCATGCCGCCGTGGCCCCTGCCCGGGACACCACCTTAGAAAGCGCGATTCGCTCCCGGGGTGGAAAGGTGCCTTACCACGAAGGGGCTGTGCGCTACTTCCGGGAGAAGGGGGTGTGGCGCTAGGGCATCCGGTAAGCGAGCCAAAGGGCCTCCATGGTGGAAAGGCGGGTTTGGGGGAGGAGTTCGTAAGGGGTTAGGTTGTGGACGCGAAGCAGGGGCGGCTCCCCCAGGTCTAGGATCGAGAGCCCGCAAGGGTGCACCTCGAGGGGAAGGAAGCCCTCTTTGCCGGTCAGGGCATAGGAAAGCAGGGCCCGGATAACCCCTCCGTGGGCCACTAGGAGCAGGGTATCCCAGGGCCTTAGCAAGAGGCGCTCGTAGGTGGGAAGGACCCGGGCCAGGAAGTCCGCATACCGCTCCCCGCCTAGGAAGCGCTCCGAGAGGTCTCGGGGATGGAAGGCTTCCTGAAACGCCCGCTGGGGGTCTGGAAGGTCCTTTAGCCGTCCTGGTCGGATCTCTTGGAACTCGGGCCAAGCCTCCACGGGGACGTTCCGGCCCTTGAGAAGGATGCGGAGGGTTTCCTCTGTGCGAGGGACGCCCGTGTGGATGGCAAGGTCCAGGGGCACCTCGCGGAGGAGTTCTCCCACGGCTTCCGCCTGTTTTCTTCCCGTGTCCGTGAGGCCCACGCCCTCAGGGGGCACCGGCTTTCCCTCAGGGAAGTAGTCCACCTCGCCGTGGCGCAGGAGAAGAAGCCGCCTTCTCATGGGTAGCGCTCCAAGTACTTGGGGTTTGCCACCGTTAGCTTGCGGGCCACGTGCGCTTTGAGGAAGGCCTCCGTTCCTGGGGGTGCTTCTCCTCGGCGGATCCTTTCGGCGAGGAGGCGGAGGAGCTCTTCCAGAGGGGCTTCCACGCCCAGGAGGGAGACTAGGGCCTGGCGGTCCTCTCCCTTCAGGGCTTCCCCCAGGGTTAACTCCCGCCGGGCGATGCCCAGGGCGTTTAAGGCCACAAGGGTTTGGAAGCGAAGTCTCGGATCTTGGAGGGTGGGGAGGATTTCCCGTTCCACGAACTCCGACACGGCTTCCAAGAGCTCGTCCAGGGTGGGCCTATCCATGGCGCTCCAGGAGAAATAGGATCTCGTATTCCATCTCTGCCGCAAGCCTTCCTAGGACCGCCAGCTCCACGCTTCGTTCCTCCCCTTTCAGGTGCCTGCGGGCCTGCTTGAGCGCTCCCAGGCCCCAGCGCACGTTGCCCAAGACCTCCCACCAGAAAAGCTCCTCCTCGCCAATATCTTGGCCCGTAAGGGCGTTGTAGCGCTCCAGAAAAGGACCTGCCTCGCCCACACCTCCTAGGCGCTTGGCGTCCTCGCCGAACCGCCAGGCCCGCACTAGGGGCCAGGCTAAATCTTCCCTGGGATCTCCTAGATGGGCGAATTCCCAGTCCAGGACAGCCACAAGCCCTTCTTCGTTCACGAGAAGGTTGCCGATGCGGAAGTCGCCGTGGACCAGGACCAGGGGACGGGGGTTTGGAGGGTGCTCCAGGAGCCAACGGAGACCCCATTCCAGGGCAGGGTGGGGCTCCGCC
The Thermus sp. LT1-2-5 genome window above contains:
- a CDS encoding helix-turn-helix domain-containing protein, which encodes MPEVAVSALSDLQDLGFSPYEARVYLALLQEGRLNGYEAAKLSGVPRSMVYQALERLVARGAAYRVEEDRGVFYGAVPHEELLARLEAESQRRLDRARESLARLTPKRPLGAIWRVEGASRTLEEARALVVGARRALTLSLWQNQLEALEDELLKAQDKGVALRLVLFGDRVNPGLRQVYFHHFVDPNVVEGRLRARLFVVAKDHEEVVVGNLTEQGEAWAVRTRDPALVLVAEEYVRHDVILAEMTLAYGVEKLSALWTAREDLRRMVTGEEVYGSP
- a CDS encoding alpha-ketoacid dehydrogenase subunit beta, which gives rise to MGGVREITFAEATREAMEEEMARDRTVFLMGEDIAKQGGIFGQFKGLAERFGRERVRDTPISEPTLVGAALGAALVGARPVLDIHFADFLLLAMDELANQAASLRYMSGGRLKVPLVIRAPDGAIRSAAAHHSKSLEALFLHLPGFKVVAPATPKDAKGLLKAAIRSDDPVLYLEHKALYTRKGPVPEGEVLTPIGRAEVVREGRDVTLVSYSLTLYKALEAARQLEEDGISAEVVDLKTLYPLDWDTLLASAEKTGRMVVAHEAWRFLGPGAEISATLGEKLWNRLQAPVVRVGAAHVPIPFSPPLEERVIPQVADLVRAAKEVLTWR
- a CDS encoding TAXI family TRAP transporter solute-binding subunit, translated to MKRWFLLVALCGVALAQKPQVVIGTGGVGGVYFYYGTAVAEILNKAGVVQAQAMQSGGSMENLMLLRDRTDPARSLYYCGTVLPDAALLALQGEERFQGKPAPVRILFTMYPNYFHVVTTEDSGIRVLQDLKGRRVSTEVAGGIIEYEARILMSAAIPGFDPKTHFGKWERVRVAEAAQMLSEGNLDAFFWSGGLPTGSILELSGSLARKGKRLSLVPLPPQSTPVQVLQRRFPGVVDTGVIPKSVYNTRYDAPTLTFWNLFVCPASLPEEVAYAMVKAVFENLSSLHAAVAPARDTTLESAIRSRGGKVPYHEGAVRYFREKGVWR
- a CDS encoding lipoyl domain-containing protein; protein product: MALVPLRMPQLGLTMEEGCFQGFAKRVGETFRKGEPLFTVETDKALVEVEAEADGVLVSVLAEVGKTYPVGAILGYYEEVKG
- a CDS encoding DctP family TRAP transporter solute-binding subunit gives rise to the protein MRRWVFGVVALLGLAAAQFKAEYKLSVVVAPNTAWGQGAQRFAELVAEKTGGRVNIKVYYSGQLFAGQQTNEFQLLRTGVADFAIGSTINWSPQVKELNLFNLPFFFPSYKELDAVEEGQAGKAIFQRLRQLGVEPLAWGENGYRQLTNSKRPIRTPEDLQGLKIRVVGAPIFIDTFRALGANPTSMNWAEVLTALQQGVIDGQENPIVGVIIPYKLWELGQRHLTVWNYVIDPLIFAASAQTWRTFPPEVQKAIQEAASEAARYQKALARAGMDDGSALKYLASLGVKVEIADPLAYLRTQGVQVTVLSPLEVGRFRDKVTGVVQRWATEIGGTLVVQAEADKKRAR
- a CDS encoding thiamine pyrophosphate-dependent enzyme, translated to MDRLNLYRLMYRIRRFEERVEKLFQAGKIPGFVHLYIGQEAVAVGVLAHRRPGDYLTSTHRGHGHALAAGVDPRAMMAELFGRATGVCRGKGGSMHLFDPDRGMLGANGIVAGGIPIAVGAGLGLRLLGQTGVVFAFFGDGALGRGVLHEGLNLAALWRLPVLFILENNGYASTTAHAESHAFRVEDLVRAYGLPFRQADGQDVEEVYSAVADLLQGVRGEGGPAFLEARTYRFKGHYVGDPERYRSREEVAQARMRDPVSLARQRLLAAGVGEKAIKTLEGEEDALLEEAVTFAELSPWPDPDEALQGLFAEEVRDYPWEG
- a CDS encoding histidine phosphatase family protein, with protein sequence MRRRLLLLRHGEVDYFPEGKPVPPEGVGLTDTGRKQAEAVGELLREVPLDLAIHTGVPRTEETLRILLKGRNVPVEAWPEFQEIRPGRLKDLPDPQRAFQEAFHPRDLSERFLGGERYADFLARVLPTYERLLLRPWDTLLLVAHGGVIRALLSYALTGKEGFLPLEVHPCGLSILDLGEPPLLRVHNLTPYELLPQTRLSTMEALWLAYRMP
- a CDS encoding TRAP transporter small permease, which produces MLRRLEEILLALLLGGMVSLAFANVLTRYLFRYPLAFSEELLVNVFVWATLLGIAVGLREGLEGAHIRFVALTEFLPEPWRRGSMALGFLVFGLLFATLAYLSWKQALDDLALGAISPALGIPNAIYTLPTPFLCLLVALRSLEGAWRALRG
- a CDS encoding DUF6285 domain-containing protein, which gives rise to MDRPTLDELLEAVSEFVEREILPTLQDPRLRFQTLVALNALGIARRELTLGEALKGEDRQALVSLLGVEAPLEELLRLLAERIRRGEAPPGTEAFLKAHVARKLTVANPKYLERYP